From a single Acidobacteriota bacterium genomic region:
- a CDS encoding DUF433 domain-containing protein codes for MSATVLPIQTIVRDSQVRSGQPILAGTTLRVSDLVAYHLFDGLSPEQLALQFELNLAQVHAALSYYYSHREEIDAEIRSNAEAADRYRSQLEG; via the coding sequence ATGTCCGCGACCGTGCTCCCGATCCAGACCATCGTCCGAGATTCCCAGGTGAGAAGCGGCCAGCCCATCCTCGCGGGCACCACTCTGCGGGTTTCGGATCTCGTGGCCTATCACCTCTTCGACGGTCTGTCTCCGGAGCAGCTCGCCCTACAATTCGAGCTCAACCTAGCCCAGGTCCACGCAGCCTTGTCCTACTACTACAGCCACAGGGAAGAAATCGACGCGGAGATCCGGTCCAACGCGGAAGCCGCCGACCGTTATCGGAGCCAGCTCGAGGGTTGA
- a CDS encoding M20/M25/M40 family metallo-hydrolase yields the protein MVTRQWTARWRGWMLFGAVALACLVLIGPAQPAEAQGQGEEGVWITVGADAFRTLRGEESIRFRGQALVPVAQAEGVVLTQVDGEDLRAISETIHHAHRRCGGFMAHESLAEAQEQMARVARGMGAVEGAPTYLIDQPALVGSLSPQLSESHILGTIQSLSQDFNNRYYRHPSGVAGAEWIRDLWTGYASGTLGVTVELVSHSFAQPSVVLTIPGSTLADEVVVLGGHLDSIAGGSSDPDFVAPGADDNASGIAVISEVARVLLANGFKPQRTVKLMGYAAEEVGLRGSQDIAEAHATGGIDVVSVLQLDMTGFQGSTEDMSLIDDFTNGPLTTYLGQLITTYLTDLTFSTSSCGYACSDHGAWHFEGYPAAFVFEARFGQHNPEIHRTSDTLAPLGNSAAHALKFARLALAYVVETSVDGSELAPIFIDGFESGTTGDWTQTFTE from the coding sequence ATGGTCACGAGACAGTGGACGGCGAGATGGCGAGGTTGGATGCTTTTCGGGGCGGTGGCTCTGGCTTGTCTCGTGCTCATCGGCCCAGCCCAGCCGGCTGAGGCGCAGGGGCAAGGAGAGGAAGGGGTGTGGATCACCGTCGGCGCCGACGCCTTCCGGACCCTGCGCGGAGAGGAATCCATTCGCTTCCGGGGCCAGGCCTTGGTACCGGTGGCGCAGGCCGAGGGGGTGGTGCTGACTCAGGTGGATGGGGAGGATCTGCGGGCGATCTCCGAGACCATTCATCACGCTCACCGCCGCTGCGGCGGCTTCATGGCCCACGAGAGCCTGGCGGAAGCCCAAGAGCAAATGGCGCGGGTGGCCCGGGGGATGGGAGCGGTGGAAGGGGCGCCGACCTACCTCATCGACCAGCCGGCGCTGGTGGGGAGCCTGTCGCCCCAGCTGAGCGAGAGCCACATCCTCGGCACCATCCAATCCCTGTCCCAAGACTTCAACAACCGTTACTACCGCCACCCGTCCGGCGTCGCCGGGGCGGAGTGGATTCGGGATCTATGGACTGGCTACGCCAGCGGAACTCTGGGAGTGACGGTGGAGCTGGTCTCCCACTCCTTCGCCCAGCCTTCGGTGGTGCTCACCATCCCCGGCTCGACGCTGGCGGACGAGGTGGTGGTGCTCGGCGGGCATCTGGATTCCATCGCCGGGGGCAGCTCGGATCCCGACTTCGTGGCCCCCGGTGCCGACGACAACGCCTCCGGCATCGCGGTCATTTCGGAGGTGGCGCGGGTGCTGCTGGCCAATGGTTTCAAGCCCCAGCGCACCGTCAAGCTGATGGGGTATGCGGCGGAGGAAGTAGGGTTGCGAGGCTCCCAGGACATCGCCGAGGCCCACGCCACCGGCGGCATCGACGTGGTGTCGGTGCTGCAGTTGGATATGACCGGCTTCCAGGGCTCGACGGAGGATATGTCCCTCATCGACGACTTCACCAACGGTCCCCTCACCACCTACCTGGGGCAGTTGATCACCACCTATCTCACCGACCTCACCTTCAGCACTTCCAGCTGCGGCTACGCCTGCTCGGATCACGGTGCCTGGCATTTCGAAGGCTATCCGGCGGCCTTCGTCTTCGAGGCCCGTTTCGGCCAGCACAATCCGGAGATCCACCGCACCTCGGACACCCTCGCTCCCCTGGGCAACAGCGCTGCCCACGCGTTGAAATTCGCCCGGCTGGCCCTTGCCTATGTGGTGGAGACCAGCGTCGACGGTAGCGAGCTGGCCCCCATCTTCATCGATGGATTCGAGTCCGGCACCACGGGGGATTGGACCCAGACCTTCACGGAATAG
- a CDS encoding ankyrin repeat domain-containing protein encodes MSWNHTSRLLPRLILRTKPFTTCLRVTAYLLTHGFLLAAALSPTAASAWGPDEPPPESQKPTEEQARSTDSRTVPIAFGEEAEDEESTETEDGPASPLLQLYQPPDDGRTASADTELIEAVRAGETRRVRSLLAEIAESYEPSADSPDAAPSKDDVPGVDTPGMGGRTALGYAAAAGRLDLMQLLLDAGADVHQQDDSGNTALFFLPEQDDPRIPELLLRHGAQLNHLNKAHYTPLMSAAFLGHTEIVRRFLAAGADLHQRTRNHRTALTQAALQGHLATARLLLDAGAEVNPELSGGESLLYKVAAQGLAPMLDLLLRRGARDEAGTALLLAAREGAPEVVRSLLAADTDLDVIDENGATALQLAAGQGHTEVLQLLLRSGAKVNDRGEEETRSTPLHLAAAGGHLEAVRALLVAGAEPDARNRSQVTPLMFAAFHGHRPVAELLLSYGADLDATNQDLSSPLLFAVFRKHDDLALLLLDRGAAPDGETFIAGFGTVNALMLAAGREQREVARALLEHGAAPNVRLRTEVLGRATPLMLAAHRGDLEMVQLLLASGADPTLQGDQDRTAYEVAVERGHDEVAAALAPEESES; translated from the coding sequence ATGAGCTGGAATCACACCTCGCGTCTCCTCCCTCGCCTCATCCTGCGGACCAAGCCCTTCACCACCTGCCTGCGGGTCACTGCCTATTTGCTGACCCACGGTTTCCTGCTGGCGGCGGCTCTCAGCCCGACTGCCGCCAGCGCCTGGGGACCCGACGAGCCACCGCCGGAATCCCAGAAGCCCACCGAGGAACAGGCTCGGTCCACTGACTCCCGCACCGTACCCATCGCTTTCGGCGAGGAAGCGGAGGACGAGGAGTCCACCGAAACCGAGGACGGCCCGGCCAGCCCGCTGCTGCAGCTCTACCAGCCCCCCGACGACGGACGCACCGCCAGTGCCGACACCGAGCTCATCGAGGCGGTGCGCGCCGGCGAGACCCGTCGCGTCCGCAGCCTACTGGCGGAGATCGCCGAGAGCTACGAACCGAGTGCTGACTCCCCAGATGCCGCCCCCTCGAAGGACGACGTACCGGGCGTCGATACACCGGGGATGGGCGGCCGGACCGCCCTCGGCTATGCCGCCGCCGCCGGGCGCTTGGATCTGATGCAGCTGCTTCTGGACGCCGGTGCCGATGTGCACCAGCAGGATGATTCCGGCAACACGGCCCTCTTCTTCCTCCCGGAGCAGGACGACCCGCGGATCCCCGAGCTGCTCTTGCGCCACGGTGCTCAGCTCAACCACCTCAACAAGGCCCACTACACCCCCCTGATGAGCGCTGCCTTCCTCGGCCACACCGAGATCGTGCGCCGCTTCCTCGCCGCCGGCGCCGACCTCCATCAACGCACCCGGAATCACCGTACTGCCCTCACCCAGGCAGCACTCCAGGGTCATCTAGCCACCGCCCGGCTGCTCCTCGACGCTGGCGCAGAGGTCAATCCCGAGCTCAGCGGTGGCGAAAGCCTGCTCTACAAAGTCGCCGCCCAGGGCCTCGCTCCTATGCTCGATCTGCTGCTCCGCCGCGGGGCCCGGGACGAGGCCGGCACGGCCCTGCTACTGGCGGCCCGAGAAGGGGCCCCGGAGGTCGTGCGCTCCCTGCTCGCCGCCGACACCGACCTGGATGTGATCGACGAAAACGGCGCTACGGCTTTGCAGCTGGCCGCCGGCCAGGGCCACACCGAGGTGCTGCAGCTACTGCTGCGCTCGGGGGCCAAGGTGAATGACCGGGGCGAAGAAGAGACCCGCAGCACTCCCCTCCATCTTGCCGCCGCCGGGGGGCATCTGGAGGCCGTCCGCGCGCTGCTGGTGGCCGGCGCCGAGCCCGATGCACGCAATCGCTCCCAGGTGACTCCACTGATGTTCGCTGCCTTCCACGGCCACCGCCCGGTGGCGGAGCTGCTACTTTCCTACGGCGCCGACCTCGACGCCACCAACCAAGACCTGAGCAGCCCGCTGCTCTTCGCGGTCTTCCGCAAGCACGACGATCTGGCGCTACTGTTGTTGGATCGGGGCGCCGCCCCCGACGGCGAGACCTTCATCGCGGGCTTCGGCACGGTGAACGCCCTGATGCTCGCCGCCGGCCGGGAGCAACGGGAGGTCGCCCGCGCGCTCCTCGAGCATGGCGCCGCACCCAACGTACGCCTGCGCACCGAAGTCCTCGGACGGGCGACTCCGTTGATGCTCGCCGCCCACCGTGGCGATCTGGAGATGGTGCAACTGCTCCTCGCCTCCGGCGCCGACCCGACCCTCCAAGGCGACCAGGATCGCACCGCCTACGAGGTGGCGGTGGAGCGAGGCCACGACGAGGTGGCGGCGGCGCTGGCGCCTGAGGAGAGTGAGTCTTAG